From a single Daphnia pulex isolate KAP4 chromosome 2, ASM2113471v1 genomic region:
- the LOC124188771 gene encoding lamin Dm0-like: MSTRSKKTPASSSQASSSASQSRSSPLSPTRLTRLQEKVELQNLNDRLANYIDRVRQLESENNRLTLQITTTQDTISREVTSVRGSYEKELSDTRQLLDETAKEKARLQLEAGRARAELGELTPKYNKTKNDLLQAEKKVQQLETRNNELNASLHQLKSDMARANEEKKDAVSERDKLAKQVPELQQQLETELLARTDLENRNMTLKEELSFKQQMYEREMTEVRSNKQVEISEIDGRLQEQYQARLQSTLQELREQYESQIQQSRDEVEVLYQNKVEDLEDQVKKQRGAAGAHYEELIQARNRLKDANLKLSELELANSHMKDRIAEMERNMETERQTHATAMQDASAVYSSMCQGEITRLREQMAIQLQEYQDLMDIRTALDMEISAYRKLLEGEETRLKLTPTAGASTSQSTRAGTPSRRTPTRALKRKRTMLEESSSYSLADFITSSSAKGEVQVDEVDSEGKFIRLINKSEKEVSLSGWQLVHKAQETETIYKFHRSLKVAPGGTVSVWSAGSGTAHEPPSTLVMKEQRWFVAREMVTQLLDSSGEEMAQRESKRAQTSTSVLRQREEYRGLGGPEELHHQQGDPEGKDRCVVM, from the exons atgtctacaagaagtaaaaaaacacCGGCATCTAGCTCGCAAGCATCCAGCTCGGCTTCCCAATCACGAAGCTCACCTCTCAGCCCAACACGTTTAACGCGCCTTCAGGAGAAAGTCGAACTGCAAAACTTGAACGATCGTCTTGCCAACTACATCGACCGAGTTCGCCAATTAGAGTCTGAAAACAACCGCTTGACTCTTCAGATCACCACCACACAAGACACCATTTCTAGGGAGGTGACTTCTGTGAGAGGTTCATACGAAAAAGAACTTTCAGACACCCGTCAACTCTTGGATGAAACAGCCAAAGAAAAGGCGAGACTTCAGCTTGAAGCAGGACGGGCAAGAGCTGAGCTGGGAGAATTGACTCCAAA atacaacaaaaccaaaaatgaccTCCTTCAAGCAGAGAAAAAGGTCCAGCAGCTGGAAACCCGTAATAATGAGCTTAATGCGTCTCTTCATCAGCTAAAAAGCGACATGGCCAGAGCCAACGAGGAAAAGAAG gATGCCGTCTCAGAGAGGGACAAGTTGGCAAAGCAAGTGCCagaattacaacaacaactcgagACGGAATTGCTGGCCCGCACCGATTTGGAAAATCGGAACATGACTCTCAAAGAAGAGCTGTCGTTTAAACAACAG ATGTACGAGCGAGAAATGACCGAAGTAAGATCCAACAAGCAAGTTGAAATCAGCGAGATTGACGGACGCCTTCAAGAACAATACCAAGCCCGTCTGCAGTCCACATTGCAAGAACTGCGTGAGCAATACGAATCCCAGATTCAACAAAGCCGAGATGAAGTCGAAGTCCTATATCAGAATAAG GTTGAAGATTTGGAAGACCAGGTCAAAAAGCAACGAGGTGCAGCTGGCGCTCATTACGAAGAACTCATTCAAGCTCGTAATCGTCTGAAGGACGCCAACCTTAAACTGTCTGAATTGGAGTTGGCCAACTCTCACATGAAG GACCGCATTGCTGAGATGGAACGAAACATGGAAACCGAACGCCAAACGCACGCAACAGCTATGCAGGATGCTTCAGCCGTTTACTCTTCCATGTGCCAGGGAGAAATCACCCGCCTTCGCGAACAAATGGCCATTCAGTTGCAAGAATACCAGGATTTGATGGATATTCGTACGGCACTCGACATGGAGATTTCCGCTTACCGTAAGCTCCTTGAAGGCGAAGAAACCCG ATTGAAATTGACGCCAACGGCGGGTGCCTCCACCTCACAGAGCACTCGCGCTGGAACTCCGTCCCGCCGCACGCCGACACGCGCTCTGAAACGCAAGCGGACCATGCTCGAAGAATCCTCCTCCTACTCTTTGGCCGATTTTATCACCTCTTCAAGCGCAAAGGGAGAAGTGCAAGTCGATGAAGTCGATTCTGAGGGCAAATTCATCCGCCTGATCAATAAAAGCGAAAAG GAGGTATCGTTGAGTGGATGGCAGTTAGTGCACAAGGCCCAGGAAACCGAGACCATTTACAAATTTCATCGGTCATTGAAAGTGGCTCCCGGAGGCACAGTGTCCGTTTGGTCGGCAG gCAGCGGAACAGCTCACGAGCCGCCTTCCACACTGGTGATGAAGGAGCAGCGATGGTTTGTGGCCAGAGAAATGGTGACGCAATTGCTCGACAGCAGCGGAGAG GAAATGGCTCAGCGGGAGAGCAAACGAGCGCAGACCAGTACCTCCGTTCTCCGTCAAAGGGAGGAGTATCGCGGCTTGGGTGGTCCCGAGGAGCTTCACCATcagcag GGGGACCCTGAAGGAAAAGATCGCTGCGTTGTAATGTAA
- the LOC124188772 gene encoding peptidyl-alpha-hydroxyglycine alpha-amidating lyase 2-like isoform X2, whose product MERYANVVVAVIALLCCLQPFSQAKSLKTQLEIDERQLLNVLPSWLERLRNNLPSSLTGRSVSPDVSIRKPAEVLNWPSIELDVGQITGVAVDEKSNPVILHRGNVKWDGGSFNSAGHYAKVEDGPIKNDTIVTLDAATGSLVDHWGSNLFYMPHGLEVDAEGNTWVTDVALHQVFKFPKGSRVPSLTLGEAFVPGSDEKHFCKPTDVAVSSSGIFFVSDGYCNKRIMKFDPTGRLLDVYTGAFNIVHSVTLMEEKDALCVADREHSRIVCIHAGLKQGPGQPTFGSPYGSAGHKGKNVGRVFAVAAKGQQLYAVFGSIFLGMSDGKTFDLDSLNTLSRWTPSNGFGSPHDVAVSRDGEALYVVQIGPNSIHKFALE is encoded by the exons ATGGAGAGATACGCCAATGTAGTCGTCGCTGTGATCGCTTTGTTGTGTTGTCTCCAACCATTTTCCCAAGCCAAAAGCTTGAAAACTCAACTGGAAATTGACGAACGACAATTGTTGAACGTATTGCCGTCCTGGCTGGAACGACTTCGAAATAATTTGCCATCCAGCCTGACCGGAAGG aGTGTGTCACCGGATGTGTCAATCCGGAAACCGGCCGAGGTTTTGAACTGGCCCTCGATTGAGTTGGACGTTGGCCAAATCACCGGCGTGGCTGTTGACGAAAAATCAAACCCCGTTATTCTACACCGCGGAAATGTCAAATGGGATGGCGG TTCTTTCAACAGCGCCGGACATTACGCCAAGGTTGAAGACGGGCCGATCAAAAACGACACGATCGTTACTTTGGATGCTGCCACTGGCTCGCTGGTCGACCATTGGGGTTCAAACTTGTTTTACATGCCCCACGGACTAGAAGTGGATGCTGAGGGCAATACATGGGTCACCGACGTGGCATTACACCAAGTTttcaaa TTCCCCAAAGGAAGTCGGGTGCCAAGTCTGACGCTGGGCGAAGCTTTCGTGCCCGGATCGGACGAGAAACACTTTTGCAAGCCGACAGACGTGGCCGTCTCGTCGTCGGGCATCTTCTTCGTGTCCGACGGTTATTGCAACAAGAGGATCATGAAGTTCGACCCGACTGGCCGCCTGTTGGACGTCTACACGGGCGCGTTCAACATCGTGCACAGCGTGACGCTGATGGAGGAAAAAGACGCTCTCTGCGTGGCCGATCGTGAACATTCCCGCATCGTCTGCATCCACGCCGGCCTCAAACAAGGACCTGGCCAGCCCACATTCGGATCTCCTTACGGCTCGGCTGGTCACAAAGGCAAAAATGTTGGCCGAGTCTTCGCCGTCGCTGCCAAAG GCCAGCAGCTCTACGCCGTTTTCGGATCCATTTTCCTGGGCATGTCTGACGGCAAGACATTCGACTTGGATAGTCTGAACACCTTGTCTCGCTGGACTCCTTCCAAT GGATTTGGCAGTCCTCACGATGTCGCCGTGTCTCGGGACGGTGAGGCTCTCTACGTCGTTCAAATCGGTCCCAACAGCATCCACAAATTCGCCCTCGAATGA
- the LOC124188772 gene encoding peptidyl-alpha-hydroxyglycine alpha-amidating lyase 2-like isoform X1, which yields MERYANVVVAVIALLCCLQPFSQAKSLKTQLEIDERQLLNVLPSWLERLRNNLPSSLTGRVKPLSVSPDVSIRKPAEVLNWPSIELDVGQITGVAVDEKSNPVILHRGNVKWDGGSFNSAGHYAKVEDGPIKNDTIVTLDAATGSLVDHWGSNLFYMPHGLEVDAEGNTWVTDVALHQVFKFPKGSRVPSLTLGEAFVPGSDEKHFCKPTDVAVSSSGIFFVSDGYCNKRIMKFDPTGRLLDVYTGAFNIVHSVTLMEEKDALCVADREHSRIVCIHAGLKQGPGQPTFGSPYGSAGHKGKNVGRVFAVAAKGQQLYAVFGSIFLGMSDGKTFDLDSLNTLSRWTPSNGFGSPHDVAVSRDGEALYVVQIGPNSIHKFALE from the exons ATGGAGAGATACGCCAATGTAGTCGTCGCTGTGATCGCTTTGTTGTGTTGTCTCCAACCATTTTCCCAAGCCAAAAGCTTGAAAACTCAACTGGAAATTGACGAACGACAATTGTTGAACGTATTGCCGTCCTGGCTGGAACGACTTCGAAATAATTTGCCATCCAGCCTGACCGGAAGGGTAAAACCTTTG aGTGTGTCACCGGATGTGTCAATCCGGAAACCGGCCGAGGTTTTGAACTGGCCCTCGATTGAGTTGGACGTTGGCCAAATCACCGGCGTGGCTGTTGACGAAAAATCAAACCCCGTTATTCTACACCGCGGAAATGTCAAATGGGATGGCGG TTCTTTCAACAGCGCCGGACATTACGCCAAGGTTGAAGACGGGCCGATCAAAAACGACACGATCGTTACTTTGGATGCTGCCACTGGCTCGCTGGTCGACCATTGGGGTTCAAACTTGTTTTACATGCCCCACGGACTAGAAGTGGATGCTGAGGGCAATACATGGGTCACCGACGTGGCATTACACCAAGTTttcaaa TTCCCCAAAGGAAGTCGGGTGCCAAGTCTGACGCTGGGCGAAGCTTTCGTGCCCGGATCGGACGAGAAACACTTTTGCAAGCCGACAGACGTGGCCGTCTCGTCGTCGGGCATCTTCTTCGTGTCCGACGGTTATTGCAACAAGAGGATCATGAAGTTCGACCCGACTGGCCGCCTGTTGGACGTCTACACGGGCGCGTTCAACATCGTGCACAGCGTGACGCTGATGGAGGAAAAAGACGCTCTCTGCGTGGCCGATCGTGAACATTCCCGCATCGTCTGCATCCACGCCGGCCTCAAACAAGGACCTGGCCAGCCCACATTCGGATCTCCTTACGGCTCGGCTGGTCACAAAGGCAAAAATGTTGGCCGAGTCTTCGCCGTCGCTGCCAAAG GCCAGCAGCTCTACGCCGTTTTCGGATCCATTTTCCTGGGCATGTCTGACGGCAAGACATTCGACTTGGATAGTCTGAACACCTTGTCTCGCTGGACTCCTTCCAAT GGATTTGGCAGTCCTCACGATGTCGCCGTGTCTCGGGACGGTGAGGCTCTCTACGTCGTTCAAATCGGTCCCAACAGCATCCACAAATTCGCCCTCGAATGA
- the LOC124188773 gene encoding uncharacterized protein LOC124188773 isoform X2 produces MYTHTRILRSAHLQSLLLVVVVVVSLTTFGFADWKKTKGQIRSSSSITCLLKKKKKKKEIDADMLGRPSSTNWFLLPVTTVVLVGFFCLSTLQTVEGVQCYVCSWSPADSNRVDVCTRKNFSESVRTHSCETGCETVTVFDKNGRLDFFYRNCAANTSSITGNCVNETSKAITKEICNCDSNYCNQSSGGLQQQLGVVLSGILALLMIQF; encoded by the exons atgtacacacacacaag GATATTAAGGAGCGCCCATCTCCAATCgctgttgttggttgttgttgttgttgtttctttgacGACATTTGGATTTGCTGATTGGAAGAAGACAAAAGGCCAAATCCGGTCATCTTCATCAATCACTTgtttgttgaagaagaagaaaaagaagaaagaaatcgacGCCGACATGTTGGGACGACCCTCATCCACCAACTGGTTCCTCCTGCCCGTGACGACGGTGGTCCTGGTCGGTTTCTTTTGTCTCTCCACCCTCCAAACAG tggAGGGCGTTCAGTGCTACGTCTGCAGCTGGTCGCCGGCTGATTCCA ATCGCGTGGATGTCTGCACTCGCAAGAATTTCAGCGAGTCGGTTCGGACGCATAGCTGCGAGACGGGCTGCGAAACGGTGACCGTCTTCGataaaaatg GTCGATTAGATTTCTTCTACCGCAACTGCGCTGCCAACACGTCCAGCATAACGGGCAACTGCGTCAACGAAACCTCAAAAGCCATCACAAAG GAAATTTGCAACTGCGATTCGAATTATTGCAACCAAAGCTCAGGAGGGCTCCAACAACAGCTGGGCGTCGTTCTCTCCGGCATTTTGGCTTTACTCATGATCCAATTCTAA
- the LOC124188773 gene encoding uncharacterized protein LOC124188773 isoform X1, whose amino-acid sequence MLGRPSSTNWFLLPVTTVVLVGFFCLSTLQTVEGVQCYVCSWSPADSNRVDVCTRKNFSESVRTHSCETGCETVTVFDKNGRLDFFYRNCAANTSSITGNCVNETSKAITKEICNCDSNYCNQSSGGLQQQLGVVLSGILALLMIQF is encoded by the exons ATGTTGGGACGACCCTCATCCACCAACTGGTTCCTCCTGCCCGTGACGACGGTGGTCCTGGTCGGTTTCTTTTGTCTCTCCACCCTCCAAACAG tggAGGGCGTTCAGTGCTACGTCTGCAGCTGGTCGCCGGCTGATTCCA ATCGCGTGGATGTCTGCACTCGCAAGAATTTCAGCGAGTCGGTTCGGACGCATAGCTGCGAGACGGGCTGCGAAACGGTGACCGTCTTCGataaaaatg GTCGATTAGATTTCTTCTACCGCAACTGCGCTGCCAACACGTCCAGCATAACGGGCAACTGCGTCAACGAAACCTCAAAAGCCATCACAAAG GAAATTTGCAACTGCGATTCGAATTATTGCAACCAAAGCTCAGGAGGGCTCCAACAACAGCTGGGCGTCGTTCTCTCCGGCATTTTGGCTTTACTCATGATCCAATTCTAA